agaatttcgggattataatcatatgcgtcatttaatatagaatgacatgaaatgatttatagaccattcatccaacgatatgttattgagctaattcgaaatgaataagctaagaggaattaggataatttcgtttaaaataagaatccaacgatgcttcgattagcgaaagtcaaagtaatcttatttatacaatcttcttgtttcatatcgtaaaaatactagtctaaggtgtcatcaattgatgaacagctagactttgcatatacaatatttatctttcgagatcttacactatgatgtatgtctaatggtgaaaatccattagcgatttatctcattagaaaaacaaacatgttagaccaacaatgaagattcgaaattaaactacaatttaataacagaaaataacatggttcaatataaattcatacacaattcagaaattattaaacatatagcaagtaggaatgacaagtgaaaatactaagacatacaatcctaaataatttccaaggattccaacaaactgatacagtgtcccggtaggcgagagtcaaagtatcattcattgaatagagttgtcagctcatctaaaataggaaccattctagcaacattttattcgatcaaaataagaatccaacgttgtctcggtaggcgagagtcaaggttattctcattttatgagcttccaccattgtttcatgttttataagtttatctctaagtagtcaccgtagggagaatctaatagagacgaaaacttacaaaacacttatcaaaggaGATCTtatggtgttaaatgcgttcaacgaataaccatccatagggggacgaagtctagcgtctcaaggttatattgaaaacatttaactattgtaagaccaacaatggagatcgaatatcttaataataataaagctcattatttaaagtgagttgtattttctttgattctctttatttaatctatttattttaaatatatatttatttaattaaaatttccaatttagaatgaaaaattctaaatataaattttaatttaatatttataaattttacttagatggatatgaaaataatatgaattatttccatcttagtaataatttccaataaatatttagaaaaatattcaatttaagttgttacaaaattaatttaaattaatttacaactcaaatttaattttctataaatatatattgcatttcgaaaaattaaagtattcaaggatacaattttcgaaaatgcatgttaaaataaaaaataaatcctggaaaaattattctaatttaatgttggcccaaaattaattaataaaattaatttacaacaaaaaatataattttcctatttaattaaatacactagaaaaatacttcaagcaaaaacaaatagtatctatctagattttcatggactaattaattcaatttctaataatatactttaattcatttattttaaattaatcaataaatgaaaaaaatcattgatttaagttggtccaaaattaaaataaataatttacaactttaatctatttttcaaataaaattcgaaattaatgcatttaagaaatgcaatttcgaaattgattaataaaataaataaaaaaaatatattttgaaaattatttaaatttagttgaaaaaaataaacttcaactaaaaataattttctatttaattaagtgtcatgaaaaagaaatatttaagtatcatgatgaaaatcaacttagatatttaatttttaaattaattaaatgtattaaattcaagaaatatataattaagtgtagagaaggcttaattattaatctctagtttaatactaggaaaaatatacttaaaataaattgtaccaaaataaattatttaaataattaatttcacaatgtataatattttcctatttaatattagaaataattgtTGGGttctatgccctaaataaaactctttacaatctgattagttatcaatataagaaatttgaagtgattggtgtttgcatgaattttacatgctaatggtttaaatatgtttattacatttacacacagaatctgttaaatccagatcatatgtttattcacaattacaatatagtcaacacagtggaatgtgattgtgatcatatgtatcaaaagaataagtccctgtttcatcagtgttattggatttacactaatgtgataatcagcgatgatgtatacttacacttggagtaagtgttatgttctttccaggacattagtaaagtatactagtttcgaatgtatggagtatacattggactggaccgatattgcaactaagttaagatattacaaacttaccgttatatatatctttccaagtcaatatcagcagttgatcttaagattaaaagaatctaaatcctgatatgcttgggctcaactcaggagtgcttttcatgttctttgatttattagttaagcctacttttaggtcagggtgatacgtatattttgggaacatgatagtatgattgagtgggggtgctgaacataaatatggaatctatagcttctactggtgtatagaagtaaagtgatgattcccttcgagcttagcaaatagaagtaaatggatgagctcttgtttaactgactaatcattagatcactaaacaccatttacaagtagctaagtgttttaaggggcaaaatacattgaggggtgagaacggtaaagaaatcccatctcgatgtagatcatctatataaaggatctttaaatcacaataagattataacaatggttaaatgagatagcatattgatatcgtggaacatacaatatgctctatataagtctgagagtgcaattctaagttctaagagtggattcaacgaagaattaataagtaggaatgtacttggtaaatttggttcacttattggaagctcagcgtatagatccatggtccccattctagttgagaacattctgcttgtaagactcattaattgattcgtgattaatcaattataattctaaagttagactatgtctaattttatgaattttcactaagcaggggtgaaattgtaaagaaaagagtttctaggtttatttatttattaatggactttatatgtctaattaataattaaattaaatgacaatattatttaataatctattttagttattaaataattagttttggcatttaaaaggttagaattggaaaattggcgtttttgagaaaatagaaataaaatttgataaaactgcaaaatcaagtggggtccACTTCTACACCTTGGTCGGCCACTTattgaggtttttcaaattaatattttcattattttaatgccaaataattcctaacctaaacctagtagttgcctataaatagaaagtgatggctcagtcaaataataagtttttacaagcctttctgacagaaatttctctcttcagaaaaactgagccttccccactttctatacctggccgaaaccttctctcctcttttctccttcatcaatttcgaaccctagtgaaagagtaagtgcccacacacagcaagcagtaactcaatcatagattggaagactgtgaaggatcaaacttgaagaagaaggacattcgggctcagatcttgattatactctgctacagaaaggatacaagggttagagatctgagtggaaggagacattaattccgctgcatcaatgtaaggttttcttaactttatatgtgtttaatttatcgttttagaaagttcatatttagggtgtttaaacaacatacttgtgagtagatctaagatcctggtaaaataaattccaacaactggccttagagccatggtaattgatttacttgcatgaaatttggactttaaaacgattgtttgttatttggatggtttcatgttgtattgagtgttatatgatgattgattgatgtttgtgaattttcgtgaaaaataattgaaattttgtttctaaaattatttttattggatagtatggaaaaaattaagcaagttatttttttacaaaactcaatttcgatttaatttgaattagttatgattttttgaagattcgaaaaaagataaggtGACTGTGCACcttcacgcgcgcgcggatcCGAGTGATCCTCGGACATCACGCGCATTCAGACAAGATTTTGTCTGATTACGCGTGCGGACACCTGGTGACACCTCATTTCGCACGCGGAATGCCTGCAATGTCCCCTGTTccaccgagttttctcggctgtCTCCCTGGGACGCGCGCACGGAGAGTATGCTTGGCATattgtccgtacagctcccaaaattttcgtttttcttcgttttttcatgctttttcatggaattaacttccgattttttgtgtagtttatttatagatttactattcctaattcaactctaattatcataatgaattaatttaatattttttaaatttaattcaagatattagtgtaatttgaatttaaaattagtaaatatctatctttttgcttaattatctatcttatttttaaattttattatatcttatcttattttttaaatttaaggtcagatattaaatctttttaaattaaattttttttaaatattttgaccttatttaaatttaaaataagataactataatcatgtaattttaaatagatgtaagatattttgctaacttttaaatcttgttattttatttatttaaattaaattaaaatctgaaaaagatatttaattatcttttctaatttttatttaatttttatttataaaataacatttattttttaaaagtagtaagcaaatttttttttgaaatgatatttaggttggttgaaacctaattttttaaaattgtaggtttaattttaaatattttttttttataatttcgaaatttatataaatatttttttattttcgaaaattaaattttttttcgaaaaataaattaatattattatttattttttcaaaataaaatatttattttatttatttatttaattactttaatttttcgaaatttatttatttaaaattaaataaatcctacttccaactatccagctaaccttgttgtaggagtatgtggttttagcttgtgtgtaaatttttaaaacctattattacttgattgcaaatagccatggttattttttttccagatctaatgatctgatggctcccttggtcaagttaataatttgtaacaggtaaattttacaatcttctttcatctgtgtatgacctagcaacatgataggacccatccaaagtgtacctatgtgagcctatatgtttattttgttttaatatagatgcatataggttgttgctaaataaaatgtcacaccatgatagattttatttaggtgcatttagttattggacctattcaattaataacagttattcattttaaggttaaattcctctcttttgggccttgtgtgagaattGGGAGCCacagaagtgggtacgacatactgaacccagcaccccctcacatgaactaccccaattgtaaaggcccatttgcctgatttgaataactgtactaggttaattatattagtttgacctaataaaattgaattagcaacataattaacttttaaaatatataaaaatttatttttattttaatattttaaagttaatttttttaagaaaaacacttttagttttagatattatttctagacaaactatttgtatttttcttgtatttagttaaatatagaattttaactaactagattctttctggaacttatttaattaaatattcctatttaagttataaattagttgtatcaactgatttttcttatctaacttaaatttaaatatatgatttaaattttaaatcaagttgaggaatcctaggcattagttattaaaaattcttaagatattttttaagttaatatcttttcgaatattaacttaaaatggaatattttagatattttttaggttaatatcttttcgaatattaacttaaaaagatatcttcaaattaagtggttataacttaattttttatatttaattaaatctaaatttaaattatttaagttttagattttttctatataacttaaattagatatttttcaaatttttgttgaaaagatacttagtcaaagaagatattttctagatagtaatttctagactacttattatttctaatatttaaataggaaaatattatactttgtgaaattaattatttaaataattaattttggtacaatttgattaagtatatttttcctagtattaaactagaaattaataattaagccttctctacacttaattatttatttcctgaatttaatacaattaattaacttgaaaaatttaaatatctaagttgattttcatcatgatacttaaatatttatttatttttcatgacacttaattaaatagaaaattatttttaggttgaaatttaatttttcaacttaaatttaaataattttcaatatatatatttttcctttattttcttaatcaatttcgaaaattgcattttatttatgcaatatttttcgaatttatcttgaaaaatagattgagttgtaaattaattatttattttaattaattcttgggccaacttaaatctatgattttttcatttaattgattaatttaaaataaatgaatttaaaatatatattattagaaattgaattaactagaaaaaatctagataggtgatatttttgcttgaagtatttcttttctatttttattattttttcaaaaattgtataattatacttaattatactttaaattttcgaactcaataaatatattctcaaggaaattttaagttgctaattaatctaatttaattcaacttaaattaatttccttaatatttatatttaagattattactaagatggaaataattaattttatttcagtcaccatctaagtataattttataaatattatattaaattcttatttttgaatttcaattcttaatttcgaatttaataggaatttatttattagaataataaagaaaatacattttaaagaatgagctttattattattaagatattcgatctccattgtgggttttacatcgcgtttgttttagtgagtaatcctccctaatggaggaacgttcattagcaatttcgcaccgtttaatctcgaatgataagtagtttgtaagtgttttatatggtatagatcaccctaatggtggcgaccatatttgacttgcaaattgcgaaacaatggtagaagctcataagatagaatagccttgactctcgcctaaacgggacaacgatagattccaatcttgatcgaataaaaggttgctagaatgtttaacattttagatgagctgacaattcTATTCagtagatggtagctttgactctcgcctaaacgggacactgatatcagtttgttgaaaaccttggaaattatttaggattgaattttttaagtattttctcatatcattcctacttgctatgtgcttataatttctgaattgattttgtgttaaaccattattgattgatttctattattttgtagtatcctgtattatcaaaatgaatcccatgttatcactgttgacttaaaacaagctgaatggatctaactttaataaatggaatgagaacattaatattgctctcataggagaaagtgccttgtttattttaactgagccgtcacctgaagtgcctagggacaatgcttccaaagctgtgaaagaaaagtatgagcgttggcagaaagcaaatgacaaagctctatactttatgctttctagcatggtagacaccctcaaaactcggttttctaaaaccgagaaggttgctgaagttatgacgaagttaaatgagctattcagtaaggcatcacttcagtcacgctttgacgcgactaagaagtacattaatgcacggatggaacctcatcaaaacgtacgtgaccatgttctccttatgtcaagttatttccaagaagcccaggatcatggtgctgaaatagacagtgctactcaagtaagtcttatcttgaataacCTGACTCcaacatttctaccatacacatcaaattatgtcatgaataagaaggaaattgactttcatgaattagtcaatgaccttcaaacttatgaaaatttgattggaggacccaagaagaaagggagtaaacctcattatcctggaaatggtaatgggacgatgaaacctgaagcaaatgttgcctctgcttcgaagcccaaatcgaagaagaagtggaagaacaccaagaagcgaacaaaacccatgaagaataaaaaggttgctccttctggtgatgctacacttaaaggaaagtgtttctactgcaatgaaaaaggtcattggaaaccccaatgtcctaaacttcttgcaaagaaacaaggtatttctatttataaactttaagagttttagtgaattgttatccaattggatttatgattctggactaactttgtttatttgtttttttcttcttataggccaagctacttgaactcaaatgagttggatcagaaagctggaccaagggtgaaatcgtccagatgaagatgaagctcttcaatttatttttgaattaattgttttagtttaaagacaatttggatttcaaattttagttagggatgtttatccctgtttttctcatattgttgcaatatttattattattattaataataaagttttcttttattttcgaaattcaatattacaaattatgagattgagcttcatttattttatcttcatcaactattaccacattatatttgtatgtttgtatgtgtaattgtttttattattgatgcaaattctattatatttacaactcttcatagagttataataaataaacactagaaactatttctatgtttattaataattgttaattctaatacaattattaagaatttgtttaataaaatgatcttttgatctgataggggtggagaaaagttaagaaaactatgcaattcaacgatcttttatatctaatgaactctggatagtattcaactccacataaactctatcacactagaagaatcatgatctttacaacctttaggggtggatcataatctctatatacttaggggtggaggttatccacaagtaccctatatgtatattcttaggggtggagtccattccacaattccctatgtaacacatatcttccatgtaatataatgagtcagctattatcaatataaatccttgatctttattgtatgttccatttcgatcttactgttgtaagtaaaagtttgatacctttgaaagttctttgttaaagtttcacactaccttaattgagtgggagaattttaaagctctatacccatcttcatcaggttgatacttgtgaaaagtacttaagaacactactgaaaagcaaatctaaccattcacatggataggaatagcttatcagaattacgagaataagataaagaactctagttcagtccattcgaatgacttgaacctagaattcttaatcctcatgaaattttatggtatcttaattttgattactttatctctggcatgtatttttcacttcaaatactagtctgctatgttgatgacttagtcttaacttaaagtttcagactaatacaaaagtcacaactaggtaactctccaaacaattagaggttaaaagtattatttaaccagacatcggctattgagtgggagctatctgagatgtaatcaaatagggaacattagaagatattcaagaaagatttatgaaagtgatctatatgttagatattaaggaactgtgtatcagttgtcctggtatctcaccatctaatttcgagatctatgagatggtgcttactttgagggtggaggaattattgaataataattcaagctctaccagagaagaactataactttgtgtattcaaaatccaagaaagttatatcactgaagaaaagtctacactgtattatctcaattacatattttaaaatatgacagatatgtcttctgttaattcagatgtacttttaaaacagtaaagatttcagtatcccttgatgagtaaagcatatagtaaaggatgtttcataagtgtatttatgaactagtttccagaagtttgggtggattcaaatatactacacttgatctgaagatcaagacatcagattgacctatttgcgcagtttgttttatattagtgcaagtgggagtttgttgggttttatgccctaaataaaactctttacaatctgattagttatcaatataagaaatttgaagtgattgatgtttgcatgaattttacatgctaatggtttaaatatgtttattacatttacacacagaatcagttaaatccagatcatatgtttattcacaattacagtatagtcaacacagtggaatgtgattgtgatcatatgtatcaaaagaataagtccctgtttcatcagtgttattgaatttacactaatgtgataatcaacgatgatgtatacttacacttggagtaagtgttatgttctttccaggacattagtaaagtatactagtttcgaatgtatggagtatacattggactggaccgatattgcaactaagttaagatattacaaacttaccgttatatatatctttccaagtctatatcagtagttgatcttaagattaaaagattctaaatcctgatatgcttgggctcaactcatgAGTGcttttcatgttctttgatttattagttaagcctacttttaggtcagggtgatacgtatattttgggaacatgatagtatgattgagtgggagtgctgaacataaatatggaatctatagcttctactggtatatagaagtaaagtgatgattccattcgagcttagcaaatagaagtaaatggatgagctcttgtttaactgactaatcattagatcactaaacaccatttacaagtagctaagtgttttaag
This Cannabis sativa cultivar Pink pepper isolate KNU-18-1 chromosome 6, ASM2916894v1, whole genome shotgun sequence DNA region includes the following protein-coding sequences:
- the LOC133039268 gene encoding uncharacterized protein LOC133039268 yields the protein MNKKEIDFHELVNDLQTYENLIGGPKKKGSKPHYPGNGNGTMKPEANVASASKPKSKKKWKNTKKRTKPMKNKKVAPSGDATLKGKCFYCNEKGHWKPQCPKLLAKKQGQAT